The nucleotide sequence ACCAAGTTGCAATGATTAGACGTCAAAGTTGAAAGCAAAAGAGCCCATAACAGCACAATAGAAGGTAAAAAAACAGACCACAAAAGATCAAGAACAGGCGCCCAAGAAAGTACCTTTTTGCGGGTAAAAAGCAATGAACGAGCCCACAAGTCATCAACACCACACTGCATCTCCACAAttcagacaaaagaaaaaaccgAAAAGGGTCCCCTTGATTTTCTCTTGGAAAGGAAGAATCCAAAGCTCCAAGAAATTATAatcccctccctctctctccctctcttcttctctctctatgtGGACTTTTTTGTTCGGTTTAGGACAATAACAGTTGGACACAAACCATTCATTTACGACTTCCGGTGTGTCTACATTAAATTAAGAAACCTACCATTAACTGGTTCTTCGTGTCAAAGGTGGGAACAGATAAAAGATCAGGTAAATATTCTTTAATGCAatctttttaaaatatattcgATTTTTTCTTAAGAAAAAAATGATAGTTAATTCACAGAAAAAGAAATGTCATGGTCCCAGTTTGAAAAGAAACCACCCCCAACAGTACGGTCAACCGTCTGCCGGCTCCATTCTTCTGCTCCATCATTGATTAATTtatctaattattattattattggttaatcaaaaatattaaaaattttagaagaataaaaaatataaactaataccaacaaaaattaaatcctccaattttttttaatagaaataAGGTCACTTCCTCCTCAATTAAGAAGACAAAAATACAATTTGGGTACTCCTCAAGCCAAACTCGAAAAGCACCCCAACTTTTGGAATTTCTAACCACCCGATGAGTTACTTTGTTACAATTCCTAGAGATATAATTAAAACATTCCACACGCAATGGCGAAACAACGTTGTATTAAGGGGTCAACTTACCCCCTCAAATTTTGTTGTAAAAATCATGATCATGTTCAAATAATAAGGTATGTGACAAATATTacttattatatttataaattttttattcttagtgttattttttttatactttcaaaagtataattaatggaaaacccaaaaaaaattcttccGAACCTACACTTAGCTTTGTCCACCTTAACATAAAATCCTCTGTCCACCACTGCGACCCCCTCGTGTTAAGTCTTGGCTTCACCCCTGTCCACACGTGGAGATTCACCAAATTAGGAGATGTAATCTAATATATAGTAATTTTGACCTCCATTGAAGACTCTTGAACTTGGTACTAATATGCCCACAAAGAGAAAGAGAACTTGGTACCTAATGTTACAATGTATCAGATATCTCTGTCTTATCTGGAATAAAGAGACCATGCCAATCAGTTTTAGGCAATGCACTAAATGTTGTGTAGGTACATCCACcaaatttatatgtttttttcttttccttttttcataTTTGTGATGTTCAGATTTACAGTTTAATATTGTactaaagttcaaaattttccaaaataGAGATTGTGTAATGAATTTAAATTGATTTCTTGACTTGGGATTCAAGCAGAAATCATAATATTTGCAGTAGAGGTAGAGTACTGAAACAGGATTGAGCAATTCATCTCCAACCAGTGCCAACCAGGCAGCTAGCCACCCATGCTCTAAAGTCTAAAGAAAGCCAAAACCATGGTAGTGGGGTTGGACCCcacaaaaatataattacaCTCTCAAAACCAGTCACCAATGGTCCACAGAACCAAATCTCTGTTCACACTTCACGGATAACCAAAAACAGAACACACaaacttaaatgaaatttcatttGAGCAGTATtgcttcttatttatttatttatttaataaagggaaaaggaaatgaataagctcgaactcgagacctctatgatAATATATCGCATACATGAGTGTCATGTGAGTTACTCGTAATTCTCAATATTGcattttaatttgatatctgttcatttatgtttgtttatatataattacacaTATAGGCAAGGCATGTGATTGTTTGGTAGGTCATTAATCATGCATGAACCATGAAAATTTTTTCAGAGTGTAGAAGAATTTTTAGTCCAATAATACTGCCAAGTGTCAAGTCCCTTCTTTCTGCTGCCAAGTTTGATTTGCATCAGCGTCGACTGTGTGGCCATTTAAATTAGATTTTGGCTACAATTAACATGGTGaaggagaatatatatatatagcaaataTAAAAGTATTTGTTGAAAAAATTATTCTACATTTCTACTTCAAGCACCATAAAACACGGTGAAGTTAGTTACTTGAAGCGAAAACATTGGACTCCTCATTGAGTCATGTTGTCAATCTTTTTTAACATATATGTGTAAAGTGCAACtcccatgcatgcatgcaacgtGGAGTTTATGGTTGGCCAATTCCACCACCCCATCCACCCCCAAATCCACTTCCTCCACCTACtcctccaccacctccaccaccaccacctcctcctccacctccgcCACCTCCACCACTACCTATGCCACCTCCAAAGCCCCAACCTCCACCAGAGCCTCCCCCTCCACCATagcctccccctccccctccacctccaccaccaccaatgcCACCACCTCCTTTTCCTATGCCCCCACCAAATCCACCTCCCTTTCCAAAGCCTCCACCTCCACCTAGACCTccccctccacctccacctgcACCGCCACCTCCACCAATGGCGCCGCCTCCTTTTCCTATGCCCCCACCAACTCCACCTCCCTTTCCAAAGCCTCCACCTACACCTCCCCCTCCACCtgcacctccacctccaccaatGGCGCCCCCTCCTTTTCCTATGCCACCACCAACTCCACCTCCCTTTCCAAGGCCTACACCTCCCTTTGCACCGACACCTCGACCATTTCCGCCGCCTCCTTTTCTTATGCCACCACCTTTCCCAATCCCTCCTCCAactccaccacctcctcctttgCCAATTCCACCACCCTTGCCGATACCACCACCTATGCCACCCCCCTTTCCAATGCACCCACCCTTTCCAATGCACCCACCCTTTCTACCACCCTTTCCAATGCCCCCACCCTTTCCACCACCTTTTCCAATGCCGCCTCCAGCAATTCCTCCACCCTTTCCAATACCACCACCAGCTCCACCCCCGCCACCAGcgccacctccaccaccaattCCACCACCCGGGCCTATCCCAACACCAAATCCTCCGCCCTTCCCAAACCCACCACCACCTACAccgcctccacctccacctccataGCCACCACCAGCAGCACCCCCACCCGCACCAAATCCACCTCCCTTCCCAAAACCTAGGAAcaaattcttctcctcctcgTCAGCTTTCGAGTGTCCGTCATCATCTCCTGCAACTACATGCACACTCACCAACAGAAAATGAAAGCAAAGCAAAGACAACACAGCAACAACTGTCCTCATCCCACCTCTCATTCTCGTTTGAATATCTAGGGAAACGAGCTTGTCTATGAAACATTTTGTACAAACGAACGAGGTCCTTATAATAGTCCCTCTTTAAGTTGTGCATTTAATAATCTCAACTACTAACAGTTCGCGGCATTTAATCTTGCAACCATAATCTCGCGTTTGGCTTGGGGGAGAAATAATtcaaaaagagaagaatataggagtaatattttttcaaatctTAAAGTTTGTTAAACAAGAATTAATGACATGCACATCAGCACATATACATTGATACATATTGTACGTACGTACAATATATTTTTGACGtgacatatatatgtatctgaCACAAATTTAGAGCCTACTGACAGGAAGGTTCTCATGAACATTCAAGAATAAGTAAATGAGGTTTGGGAAAAGCTGCAATTTCAGAATTTGGTAGCCGACGAAAAtcggaaaaaaataaaaatgggcaCTTAGTTTTAATATGGAAATAATACATCAGCAGAAAGCCCTATGCGTCTAGTTTCTAATGCTTCAAAGATTGTGCGATTTGGAGTTTCCTAGAAGAAATTATGACCATTCTATTGAAGAGTGTTCAGGCCGGTTACAGGCTTCCAAAAATGGCTAGTTTGCTATTATAaatctgttttggtttttttttatggtgtCTTTTAGAATTCCTATACTTGGAGGGTTCTTCCAAGTAGTCTATAAATTCTTCTAATCTTGAATAACAAGTCAGTTCAGATTTTAAGTTACATAAAAACTTGAGTGAAGAAAACCTTCTTCTCTACTCTGTATCTCTTGGGTGGATTCCCTAGAGTGGTGAGTTACATCTCCTTTCACTCTAAGTGGTGTTACTGTATCTTAAGAGTGGAGGAAATATCTTATCTTTATCCAGCCCGACATCACCTACACTACATGGTTGTCTCCTagaatatttagtttgactttAATTACTGCGTGAAACTTACACATCAATTGTACCATTCCATTAAGAATTTCTAAAGTTCAAATTTTGTTCGAAAttctcatgaaaaaaaaaaaaaaatttgtttgaaattggagcAAATATGTCGTCTTCGCTGAGAAAATTTGTGCCCTAATCTTTCAGGGCAGAAAATGCACAACTGTGCCTACATTATCCCATTGCAGGGTCTAAACAGACAATAAGAACTAAGATTATTGAACTTGAAATGTATTTGAGAAAAAAGAAcgatattaattattattgccAGCGATGTATGGTTGATGGATACACCAAGCAAGTCCAAAATGTTTGAAAAAttagtgtttgtttttttcttagTTCCTTCGAATTAATTTAGAAGACTATGCATAAGTTGTTTTAATTAAGAGGATAATGACATCAATCAACAATGTGTGACTGTGACTCTATTAATTTGAGATGTTCAATTGTTCCATTGAACAAGCCCAGTCTCACTTAAATAAATGTCAATTAGATGAAtttttagggggaaaaaaaagaaaaagaaaaagaaaagaatatatatatatatatatatatatatatatatatatatattaatctaaACAGCATGACGGCTAGCTTAAAACGAGATTTATGGTTGAGAGGAATTAATAAACATGACAAAAACCCATCTACTTTTGATCTCCATGAACAGCAACAGCTAGCTTAtaacttttattattattattattttgttcgCATGCACGTGAAAGGTAGATGAAAGATTTATTACAACGATGATGATTTAGCACCAaagccttttctttctttcatatatattttttttaatatcaaagGTCAAATAATATTGCTGCTTAGGGCATTTGCAATGGTAGAAATGCtaatgtccccaacaaaattaatcttgggtcttacctctattacacaaaaagttaaaCTCAAACACGTATTagagtcaaacacgtattctaatacagccacattagcaaaacacaaatttctatacattttctcttcccacccaacatggaggccaacaacattccattcctccatattatccacaacaaaactacaccaaaacacaaaataccaatacatccacatcaacaaaacactttttTCAATACAGTCatataagcaaaacacgtttcacaatacagtcacatcaataaaatacaatatatttattGGCCAATAACACTTTATCATTTCAAGTGCGCTTAGGTTTGAATAATCCTTGTGTTGTCAATGGAGCTGGTAAAGCATCGCATCAAGATCAAAGAGTCGGTGACACTTAATGGGTTGCCCCCATAAACAGTACTGCAAACTGCAATTACTAATTACTACCTACTTTCAATAAActcaacaaaaaagaagaaataagacTACCTTtaagagatatacatataccaATGAACTCCTCAAACCGTCAACACTACACTACACGTATGTAGTTATAGCTAGGTACGTAAGTAGTATAGTCCATATTGTGGTAAATGTATCTCCTAGGTAATTTCTCATAATGTTCCATTATTAATGCACCCCCACCCCCTCTTGGTAGGTTTTCACATAGAACTTGGTCAAATCGCTTAGCTTGATTATTCTATATGATCAAGATTCAAGACAGCTCCTCCTACTACTGCTTTTTTAGAAATTAATGCTTTACAGAGAGATGCAATAAATTATAATGCAAGTTATAGACAACTTTCGGTCATGAGGAGATTTCCATTTTAGACCTAGTTGGGCCTGGCCATAAAAATGGGCTCAATAGTagatgtttacctaacgaaagtaCAATTGTTCAATCAAAAAGCCCAACTCCACTTCTAaagctattattattattcattgAAATTTGGATCTAGGAAGTACGAACtctaatataatttatataaataaaagcctttcttatttttatttttgtttagtcAAAAAGGttcaaaaaaagtaaaatacaataatatttTACCCCACAAGTTTGGGGTGGTTCACAGACAAAAGCGCTCCCAGACCCAGTGGGGGTATCGTGATCTTGTCATTCTTGTGCTTGAACCGTCCCCAACTCCCAAGGATTGCTGTCATCCTTCGAAATGACCAttatctcctctcttttttttgtcatttaaatacattttatgagccattattgttttctttttttcattttctaaaaaatgaaaacagaatgTTGTGAAGGAATCTAATTAGGTGTGAGATATATTATAGATTGAGATATCACATGCCCTAGAAGATTAATTCCGCCTGAAATTTTTGGTACGACTTTAATGAGATTACTGGACATATCACATTCTTTTGTCCATAACTCATCACACACTTTACATTAATGGACCCCCAAACTATTGGTAATTAGGCATTGAATAATTCATACTTAATCAAGTAAATTATTCAATGCCTAATTATTAGTAGTTTGGGGGTCACACAATTACATTCACAGATATGAACTGAGCAATACAGAGGAGAGTTGAGTGAACAAGGAAGGAAGTAAAACGGCATCGTATGGTGAGAACTAACGATGTCACGTAGAATTGCTAGAATAACGAAAACTCTTATCTTCCataaaatacatatacataagtTTCCTGAAGGAAACTTCGAAGAATTGGTCGCAGATATGAATCTGGAGAGAAATGGATGGTAGATCTAAGATCTGGATTTTGAGAGAAGAGTGGTTGTTCTGAAGGAAACACCGAAGAATTGTCAAGAGAGATGGAAGGATAGTAATTTCTTACATGCTGAGGTGGGATCTTGACAATGTTCTCCTTGGAGAGCTCCTAGACACTAGGTACGCTCTAGAAATTAACAAGGGCTTCATGGATGATTGATGACCCAAAATTGACTCTTTTTGAATCTAATGACTGCTTTTGTATCTTAGTTTTGGTAATGATGACCTATGGAGTATGAAGAAGCCATTGCTTTGGTAgatttttggtttgtttgttgGTTAGATGGTTTGATGAGGCTTGAGGGAGATGGTCGTGTAAAGAGAGGTGTGGGTGTTGATACTGTGAATTTTGAGGTCTACTTGTTAAGTAATAAAAtacttaaacaatgtaataagaagctggacaaatgtaaaaaaaagacttaaacaatgtaataaaataaatgtctatgttgatcaaaaataatgtaataaaataattgaaatttctCATTGAGTCCAAGAACAAGATAGAGCTAGAAAAGTGAAAACAATAAAGcttgaaaaaaatttcaggcCAAAGAGAAACATCTAACAAGAGAATTCCACTTGGTAGGTTGCAGTAGCTTGAACATACTCTCGCTTCAGTCAAGCCATGTGAACCAAAAACCagtaaacaatgtaataagaagtTGAAACAGTGTAATAAGAagtttaaacaatgtaataagagactGAAACAATGTCATAAAGATCTGTGTAGATCAAgaacaatgcaatcaaatagTGAAATTTCTCATTCTATACAAATAACTTaaatgttttaaaaataaataatgaggtTTCTCATGCtataaaaaaacaatgtaatttaagtaaatatataaaaaataatgatttatcCTTCTTTTGAAGAACAATGTATTTGTATTAATTTTTTAGTATTATaaattgttattacattgtttgtaGTGTCcaaattgttattacattgtttgtaATGTTTCAGATCTTGTTACACTGTTTACAAAAATAGTGTAATTAAGAATGACCGGATAAAACATATCGACAATAGTCtcgttagaaagagttttacatgttaattccaaatatgtaatttttttcgaaATCTAACATATCATCTTTCATATGTagcatgccacatgtttatggATGATAAGTGCTACCGACTAAATGAGGCCTTTTAAATAGAGGCTTGACATGATCAAGGCACCAAATTGGGaataaaattaaaccaaacaATGACACAATGCATAAGAATTTAAGGGCAACATAGGAAAGCTCGTCAAAGTTTGCCATAAATACATCCAAccccaacaaaacaaaacaaaatgaagcAATTAAACCTTTTCAAAGTTATAAAATGAAGGTGTAACTATCATTAGCGCATCCCAATGGGACATGCAAATAGAGAACAAAATGGTTTAGCTGTCATTTTGCTCCTTCAAACCACAAAATCAGGCCTCCGATATAGTGACAAACATAATAATAGAAAATTATGATCCTCTTTCTTGGATGCAAAATCTAATCTCAGAGTAGAGAGAAATTTGAGATGTGAAGTAACAATTAGGA is from Tripterygium wilfordii isolate XIE 37 chromosome 14, ASM1340144v1, whole genome shotgun sequence and encodes:
- the LOC120015786 gene encoding glycine-rich cell wall structural protein 1-like, whose protein sequence is MRGGMRTVVAVLSLLCFHFLLVSVHVVAGDDDGHSKADEEEKNLFLGFGKGGGFGAGGGAAGGGYGGGGGGGVGGGGFGKGGGFGVGIGPGGGIGGGGGAGGGGGAGGGIGKGGGIAGGGIGKGGGKGGGIGKGGRKGGCIGKGGCIGKGGGIGGGIGKGGGIGKGGGGGVGGGIGKGGGIRKGGGGNGRGVGAKGGVGLGKGGGVGGGIGKGGGAIGGGGGAGGGGGVGGGFGKGGGVGGGIGKGGGAIGGGGGAGGGGGGGLGGGGGFGKGGGFGGGIGKGGGGIGGGGGGGGGGGYGGGGGSGGGWGFGGGIGSGGGGGGGGGGGGGGGGGGVGGGSGFGGGWGGGIGQP